One genomic segment of Suricata suricatta isolate VVHF042 chromosome 16, meerkat_22Aug2017_6uvM2_HiC, whole genome shotgun sequence includes these proteins:
- the SIX5 gene encoding homeobox protein SIX5 has protein sequence CEALLQAGHAGRLSRFLGALPPAERLRGSDPVLRARALVAFQRGEYAELYRLLESRPFPAAHHAFLQDLYLRARYHEAERARGRALGAVDKYRLRKKFPLPKTIWDGEETVYCFKERSRAALKACYRGNRYPTPDEKRRLATLTGLSLTQVSNWFKNRRQRDRTGGGGAPCKSESDGNPTTEDESSRSPEDLDRGVAPAASEAPAQGSIFLAGAAPPAPCPSSSSILVNGSFLAAGSSPAVLLNGSPVIINSLALGEASSLGPLLLAGGSGAPPPPPPPQPGPQGASEGKTSLVLDPQTGEVRLEEAQPETQETKEAQGAASVPAGEEAPGPLPQVVPGPPPAATFPLAPGPVPSVAAPQVVPLSPPPGYPAGLGPTSPLLNLPQVVPTSQVVTLPQAMGPLQLLATGPGSPVKVAAAGPANVHLINSGVGVTALQLPAATAPGNFLLANPVSGSPIVTGVAVQQGKIILTATFPTSMLVSQVLPPAPSLALPLKPDAAISVPEGALPVASSPALPEVHTLGPLSGPQPPPAPAAPAAAAGLPFPADSSGLLPGFPAPPPEGLMLSPAAMPIWPAGLELSAGTEGLLEAEKGLGTQAPHTVLRLPDPDPEGLLLGSTAGGEVEEGLEAETKVLTQLQSVPVEDPLEL, from the exons TGCGAGGCGCTGCTACAGGCGGGCCACGCCGGCCGCTTGAGCCGCTTCCTGGGCGCACTGCCCCCGGCCGAGCGCCTACGTGGCAGCGATCCGGTGCTGCGCGCTCGGGCCCTGGTGGCCTTCCAGCGAGGCGAGTACGCCGAGCTCTACCGGCTGCTCGAGAGCCGCCCCTTCCCCGCCGCCCACCACGCCTTTCTGCAGGACCTCTACCTGCGCGCGCGCTACCACGAGGCCGAGCGAGCCCGCGGCCGAGCGCTGGGCGCAGTGGACAAGTACCGTCTGCGCAAGAAGTTCCCGCTGCCCAAGACCATATGGGACGGCGAGGAGACCGTCTACTGCTTCAAGGAACGCTCCCGCGCCGCGCTTAAGGCCTGCTATCGCGGCAACCGCTACCCTACTCCGGACGAGAAGCGCCGCCTGGCCACGCTCACCGGCCTCTCGCTCACGCAGGTCAGCAACTGGTTCAAGAACCGGCGACAGCGCGATCGGACCGGGGGCGGCGGCGCGCCCTGCAAGAG CGAGTCTGACGGGAACCCCACGACTGAGGACGAGTCCAGCCGAAGTCCCGAGGACCTGGACAGGGGCGTGGCTCCAGCGGCGTCTGAGGCCCCCGCCCAGGGCTCCATATTTCTGGCGGGGGCCGCCCCTCCGGCCCcgtgcccctcctcctcctccatcctggTGAACGGAAGCTTCCTGGCCGCAGGCAGCTCCCCAGCCGTGCTCCTCAATGGGAGCCCCGTCATCATCAACAGCCTGGCCCTGGGGGAGGCCTCCAGCCTGGGCCCCCTGCTGCTCGCAGGGGGCAGTGGcgctcctcctccacctccaccaccgCAGCCCGGTCCCCAGGGGGCCAGCGAGGGCAAGACCTCCTTGGTCCTGGACCCTCAGACCGGGGAGGTTCGCCTAGAGGAGGCCCAGCCGGAGACCCAGGAGACCAAAGAGGCCCAGGGGGCTGCTTCGGTGCCGGCTGGAGAGGAGGCTCCGGGGCCTCTACCCCAAGTGGTGCCCGGCCCCCCGCCAGCTGCCACCTTTCCTCTGGCCCCAGGACCAGTACCTTCTGTAGCTGCTCCCCAAGTCGTGCcactttccccaccccctggGTACCCCGCAGGCCTgggccccacctccccactgTTGAACTTGCCCCAGGTGGTGCCCACCTCACAGGTGGTGACCCTGCCCCAGGCCATGGGTCCACTGCAACTGTTAGCCACCGGGCCTGGCAGCCCTGTGAAGGTGGCGGCCGCAGGCCCTGCCAACGTGCACCTGATAAACTCCGGCGTGGGCGTGACCGCCCTGCAGCTGCCCGCCGCCACTGCCCCAG GGAACTTTCTCCTGGCCAACCCCGTGTCTGGCAGCCCCATCGTGACCGGCGTGGCCGTGCAACAGGGCAAGATCATCCTCACCGCCACCTTCCCCACGAGCATGCTGGTCTCCCAGGTCCTGCCGcctgcccccagcctggccctgcccctgaAGCCCGATGCCGCCATCTCGGTGCCGGAGGGAGCCCTTCCCGTGGcatccagccctgccctcccggAGGTCCACACCCTCGGccccctctctgggccacagCCTCCACCCGCCCCTGCGGCCCCCGCCGCTGCCGCCGGCCTGCCCTTCCCTGCGGACTCCTCCGGCCTCCTGCCCGGTTTCCCAGCGCCCCCGCCCGAAGGACTCATGCTGTCGCCTGCAGCAATGCCCATCTGGCCAGCAGGCCTGGAACTGAGCGCAGGCACAGAAGGGCTGctagaagcagagaaggggctggggacacaggcccCCCACACCGTGCTGAGGCTGCCGGACCCCGACCCCGAAGGGCTGCTCCTGGGGTCCACGGCGGGGGGTGAAGTTGAAGAGGGGCTGGAAGCCGAGACCAAGGTTCTGACCCAGCTACAGTCGGTGCCTGTGGAAGACCCCCTGGAGCTGTGA